The Blautia luti nucleotide sequence GATCATGTTTGCATTCGGAACAGCATCTTCCATGGGATATGGACTTCTGGATTTCATCCGTATCTTCGGAATGAACTTCCTTGATTTCTTTGATTTTATGACAAACTCAGTAATGATGCCATTGGCAGCACTTGCGACTTGTATTCTTGTGCTCAAAGTGGTTGGAATTGATGGAATGACAAAGGAAATCGAACAGTCTTCTCCATTCCGCAGAAAGAAACTGTACAGAGTATTTATTAAATACTTTGCTTCAATTTGTCTGATCATTATCCTGTTGAGCTCTATTGCGAACGTGCTGGGAATTATCAGTATGTAAAGAATATTTTAGAAATATCAAATGCCTCTTGTGGGACTGAAAAAGTCCTGCCAGAGGCTTTTCTTTTACAGTTTATGAAGTACAGTGAAACAATTCGTGAAATGACATTTTTGGGGGAGCTGTATTGAGTTATGCTAGAATAATAAGAAAAAGTTACAGTCATCCTGAATACACATCCGGAAATGGAATTCGTACAGCTTCAGATTAATTATGCAGACTGGGAAAACCCGGCAATTCAGTCCAGAGGGTGTTATGAAGTAGCACGTAAGCACGGCAAACCGGTTGTAATTATGGAGCCTGTAAAAGGTGGAATGCTTGCAACTCCTCCAAAGAGCGTAGAAGAGATTCTGAAGGGAGCAGAGCCGGAATCTTCCGCAGCATCCTGGGCAGTTCGCTTCACTGCAAACCTGGAAGGCGTGATTACAGTTCTGTCCGGTATGAGCAATGTAGAGCAGATGCAGGACAATCTTTCTTATATGAAAGACTTCAACGGTCTGACAGAGAAAGAGCAGGAAACCCTGAACAAAGCACATCAAGATCAGAGATGAGCTGGAGAAAGTTGCTACAGAACTTCTTGGAAAATAACATATAATTATGAGTTGTATGAAGCCTCTTGGACGAATTTCAGGGGGCTTTTAAAATAGGGGGATGGGGCAGTTGGTGAATACATGTTTGACATTTTTCGTCAAGGTGTTAAAATATTTCTAAATAATTTGACTCTCAAATGAAATCAATAAGAGTTACAATTGACTGTCAAAGATAAATATTTAACCGAATCAAGTAAGTCCCCTGCTTCAATTACGAAAAGCAATAAGCAGTGAGTGGGGACTTGCTTGTATCAGGAGGAGTGCAAACTCCTTCTGATAAACTGCGGAGCAGTTATTCGGTTATGAGCAAGTAGCGAAGCGGATTGCGAATATCCGCTTGATCCAAGTTAAGTAAGCCCTCTGTCTCAATTGCCAAAAGTAATAAATGGTGGACAGGGACAGGAAACTATATTAAGACATTAAGAAAAAGACGAAAGTGAGAAAAGCTATGGAAAATAACAAAAAGAAAGGATTCGGCATGGTCCTCGAAGGCGGTGGCATGCGCGGCCTGTACACAGCCGGAGTTCTGGATGAGCTGATGGAGCAGGGAATTTACGCAGATTCTACAGTAGGCGTTTCCGCAGGTGCAGTTTTCGGATGCAACTACAAGTCCCGCCAGATCGGACGAACTTTGCGCTACAACACCAGATTCTGCAAAGATGAAAGATACATGGGCTTAAAATGCTGGCTCAAAACCGGTGACGTATACAGCAGAGATTTCGCATACGGAGAGGTACCGTGGAAACTGGATGTTTTTGACACGGAAACCTACGCGAAATCACCGATGAAGTTCACCGTCGTATGCACAGATCTCGAAAACGGCAAACCTGTATACCATGAATGCCGCAAAGGTGACAAAGCGGATGTAGAATGGATGCGTGCTTCCGCATCGATTCCGCTGGCAGCCGTACCGGTAAAACTGGATGGGAAATTATATCTGGACGGCGGTATCTCAGACTCCATCCCAGTAAACTGGATGCTCGCACAGGGCTACGAGAAAAACGTAGTAATCTGCACCCGTCATCTGGGATACAGAAAAGAGCACAATAAAATGATGCCTCTGATCCGCCTGAAATTCCGCGACTATCCGGCGCTTGTAAAAACCATGGATGAACGCCATATTCAGTACAACCGAATGCTGGATAAGATCGCATATCTGGAAAAGGAAGGCAGGATCCATGTCATCCGCCCGGACAGGGATATCAGTGCAAAAGTCATCGAACGTGATCCGGCTGAACTGAAAAAGATTTATGATGTTGGCCGAAAAGTGATGAAAGCAGATATGGAGAAACTGAAAGCATATCTGGAAAAATAAACAGATATCTTGCCGAAACGCATTGCATTCATCTACATTTTCCTTTATAATGTAACGTATCATTGTATTAATAAACTAAAGGGGAAAAGGAGTAGAGAAATGAAGAAATTTTGGGAAAAATGGACCGGGATCGCTCTTGTGAAGCGAATTCTGGTAGGCCTTATTCTGGGTGCGATCCTGGGTGTGGCCGTTCCACAGGCTACGGGCATCTCCATTCTGGGTGATGTATTTGTAAGCGCCTTGAAGGCGATCGCGCCGTTACTGGTATTCTTTCTGGTTATAAGTTCACTATGTAATGCAGGGAAATCACATGGAGGAGTTATTAAGACGGTCATTATCCTGTATATGTTCAGTACAGTACTGGCAGCAGTGATCGCAGTATTCGCCAGCATGATTTTCCCGGTAGAGATGACACTGGCAAATGCCGTAACAGACACTACAGCACCTCAGGGAATTGCAGAGGTACTTAATAACCTTCTGCTGAACGTAGTTGCCAACCCAGTATCTTCTTTGGTAAATGCCAACTATGTGGGAATCCTTATGTGGGCAGTTCTGCTTGGACTTGGTTTCCGTGCAGCAGATAAGATGACGAAAAAAGTTCTGGCTGATGTTGCAGACGGTATTTCCACAGTAGTAACATGGATCATTAACCTGGCACCTGTAGGAATCTTTGGCTTGGTATTTAATACAGTATCTACCAATGGCCTGGACATCTTTACTACATATGGAAAACTTCTTGTTTTACTGGTAGGCTGTATGCTGTTCATCTATTTTGTGACCAACCCGCTTCTGGTTTACTGGTGTATCCGCCAGAATCCATATCCGCTGATCTTCCACTGCCTGAAGAAAAGTGCGATCACAGCTTTCTTCACCAGAAGTTCAGCTGCGAATATTCCTGTAAATATGAAAGTCTGTGAAGAGATGGGACTGGATAGAGATACTTATTCTGTAACCATTCCTCTGGGTGCAACTATTAATATGGACGGCGCAGCTATCACGATCACAGTTATGACTATGGCTACAGCATTTACACTTGGTATCCACGTAGATATTCCTACAGCGATCATCCTCAGCCTTCTGGCTGCATTGTCTGCATGCGGAGCTTCCGGTGTGGCAGGTGGATCACTTCTGCTGATCCCGATGGCATGTTCTCTGTTTGGTATTTCTGATGATATTTCCATGCAGGTTGTTGCTGTTGGATTTATTATCGGAGTAATTCAGGACTCTGTAGAGACTGCATTAAACTCTTCTTCAGACCTTCTGTTATCTGCATCTGCTGAGTTCAGACAGTGGAGACTGGAAGGAAAGGAAATTAAACTCAAATAAAATATCCTCAGACGGCTGCCTGTTTTCGGGCAGCTGTTTCTTATGTTATAGAAAATTATTTCGTAATATTCCTATGATATAAGAAAGTCTTCCGGGCAGGATTGCACTGCTGTGGAGAGGATTATGTCGCTGAAGCGACCCGACGCAGGCGAAGAATCCTGCAAGGGTGTAATGGAAGGTAAAAACTATAGATTTTTTGCAACAATATGTGTATAATGAATCGAACTGTATAAAAATAAAGGGAAAAGAGAGGAAGAAGAGAGTGGAAAAAAGAATCATTCAGGTAGAAGAAAAAGTACCTGCCAAACTGTTGGTTCCGCTTAGTATCCAGCATATGTTTGCCATGTTCGGCGCGTCTGTTCTGGTTCCGTTTATGTTCGGGATCAATCCGGCCATCGTACTGCTGATGAACGGTGTGGGAACTTTATTGTTTATTTTTATTACGAAAGGAAAGGCACCGGCTTACCTTGGCTCAAGTTTCGCGTTTTTGTCACCTGGAATCCTGGTTATGACGAAATTCGGATATCAGTATGCACTGGGCGGATTTGTAATTCTTGGTATTGCAGGTATGATCCTGGCTCTGATCATTGGAAAATGTGGAACGAAATGGATTGATATCGTGCTTCCTACAGCAGCAATGGGACCTGTAGTTGCACTGATCGGTCTGGAACTGGCCGGAAGTGCTGCAAGTACAGCTGGTCTTCTGGACGATAAGATAGATATGAAGAATGTGATCGTATTTCTGGTAACGCTGGGAGTTGCTGTATTTGGTCAGATTTTGTTCCGTGGATTTTTATCAGTAATTCCGATCCTGATCGCCATCATTGCAGGATATGTGGCAGCAGTTCTCTGCGGTATTCTGGATTTCACTGCTGTAAAAGAGGCAGCATTTTTTGCACTGCCGAATTTCCAGCATCCGAAATTCAATCTGGAAGCGATCCTGACTATTTTTCCGGCACTTCTGCTGGTTACTTCCGAACATATCGGACATCAGATCGTAACCAGTAAGATCGTAGGAAAAGACCTGCTGAAAGATCCGGGATTACATCGATCTCTGTTTGCAGATTTCTTCTCTACAACACTGTCTGCATGTATGGGTTCCGTTCCGACCACCACTTATGGCGAAAATATCGGTGTTATGGCTATGACAAAGGTATACAGTGTGCAGGTAATCGGAGGCGCGGCAGTTCTTTCTATCTGTTGTTCTTTCCTTGGAAAGCTGGCAGCACTGATCAATACTATTCCGGGACCTGTGATTGGAGGAATTTCATTCCTGCTTTATGGAATGATCGGTACATCAGGACTTCGTATGCTGGTAGACAACAAAGTAGATTACAGCAAATCCAGAAATCTTACGCTGACATCTGTTGTGTTTATCGTAGGTCTTTCCGGAATCGCCCTGAACCTGGGAAATGTAAAACTGACAGGTATGGTTCTGGCATGTGTAGTTGGTATGGCATTGAGCCTGGTATTCTATATCCTGGACAAACTTCATTTGACAAATGATCAGTGATGATCAGGTGGACTTTGCAGTTGAGCTAAAAATCAATAAAAAGCTGTTATGCCGTAACAAGGCATCGGTTGGATGAAAAGAGGAAACCTTCGGGCGAAATGCCTGGAGGTTTTTTTGAACCAATTTTTATGTATAACAGTATAAAACAGTTGACAACAGTTATATACTGTTATATACTGTTATACAGATGGAGGAGACACATATGCATATAATTATCAATAATTCATCCATGGTACCTATTTATGAACAGATTATGGATCAGATAAAAACTGCCATTATAAAGGGAGAGCTACATCCAGACACCGTGTTACCGTCTGTCCGCAGTCTGTCAAAGGAGCTGAAGATCAGTGCTCTGACAGTCAAGAAAGCCTATGATAATCTGGAAGAAGAGGGATTTACCGTAACTGTTCATGGAAAAGGAACCTACGTTGCAGCTACAAATAGAGACCTGATGAGAGAAGAACAGCTTAAGGAAGTGGAGAGTGACCTGGAACAGGCAGTTTCAAAGGGAAGAAGATTTGGGCTGAACGATAAGGAAATCAGAGATCTTTTTGAAATGATCATGGAGGACTAAGACATGTTGAAAATCAGTCATTTGCAGAAACATTACAGAGGTTTTTCGCTGGACTGTTCTATGGAAGTACAGCCTGGGATGATTACAGGACTTATTGGAAGAAATGGTTCCGGGAAATCCACAACATTTAAAGCTTTGCTCGGCTTGATTCATCCGGATGGCGGAGAGATAGAGGTCTTTGGGAAAAAGGCAGAAGAGCTTAAGCCGGAGGATAAGCAGAAACTGGGAGTTGTTTTTGCAGATTCAGGCTTCAGTATGTATCTGACAGCAGCGGGCGTGGCCAATATTATGAAAAGCATATATCCGGATTTTGACAGAGAGAAATTCCTGCAGCAGTGCAGAAGATTCAATCTGCCCACAGACAAGAAAATCAAAGAATTTTCCACTGGTATGAAAGCAAAGTTTAAAGTACTGGCAGCATTAAGCCATAAGGCAGAACTGCTGATTCTGGATGAGCCCACAGTTGGTCTGGATGTGATCGCCAGGGATGAGGTGCTGAACATGCTGAGAGAATATATGGAAGAAAATGAAAGCAGTTCTATTCTGATCAGTTCCCATATTTCATCAGATCTGGAGAGTCTTTGTGACGATTTTTATATGATCCATGCCGGAAAAATTATTCTTCATGAGGATACAGATGTACTGCTGTCAGATTATGCAGTTCTTAAAGTTTCAGAAGAAGAGTACGAAAAACTGGATCAGCAATACCTTATTAAGATCCGGAAAGAGGCTTATGGATACAGGTGTCTGACAAACCAGAAACAATTTTATATGGAAAATTATCCGGATGTTGTAATTGAGAATGGAAAGATTGATGATCTGGTAGTGATGATGGAGGAACAGGTATGAAGGGATTATTTGTAAAGGATATAGAACTGATGAAACAGCAGAAACAGTTTTTTATCCTGGTTGTTGTAATGGAAGTCATCCTGAATCTGGCAGGAAGCGGGAGTGTCAGTTTTGCTACAGGATATTTTACGTTTGTCACAGCAATTTTTGCCATTACGACTATAAGTTATGATGAGTTTGATAATGGTCTTGCATTTCTTATGACCTTGCCGGTTACCAGAAAACAATATGTGGCAGAGAAATATCTGCTGGGAGCAGGGCTTACGGCTGCAGCGTGGGGAATTACAACGATAACGGGAGTGATCTGCAAAGGCGTGGCAGAGCTTCAGGGGGACCTGAGTGAGACTATCATCGACAGCCTGATATACATTCCACTGGCACTTCTTATGTTGACGGCATCACTCCCGCTTGTAATACATTTTGGAGCGGAAAAAGGACGTTATATTGCAATGGTCATGTGGGCTATTATAATTGCCGTAGTTTATAGTCTGATAAAAACAATTGGACTTTCAGCAGACGCAGTCGATGCATGGCTGAATGGACTGAACCGGGGAATGGTATTGGCCGGAGCTGTATTGTTTACAGTAATTGTATATATGGGATCTTATTGGGGTAGTGTACGGCTTATGGAGAAGAAAGAATTTTGATGTGTCTCGAATATAGTTGTAATTATAAATGCAGTGTGCTAAAATTATATCAGCGTAATTGAATAGCTGTTAAGTGAACATTATCATATGCAGATTCTGTGTATGATAATGTGAGAGGGAATCAGGTGAAATGCCTGAACGGTTGCGGCCACTGTATACAGAAAAAAGCGGGATTGTAATATGTCATTGCATAAATATGTGAGAAGGCGGAATCCGGCTGCCAGAGAGTATCTGGAAATATTTCTGATACAACATTCATGAACTGCTGAAGCATGGATGTTGTATCAGTTTTTATTTTGTGGAAACTTTCTGTGATCTGTGAGTCAGGAAACCTGCCTGACAGTGTAAAGAAGGAGCTTCCGTAAAAAGTATCCGTTATTTTTATCACTTCTATTTTACTTTTTCTGAAGTTCCATCTTTTCGGTTACACGAACAAGTAAACGACATATACGAAAAGAGAGGAAGTCAAATGAAAAACAGGTATTTATCTACAAGAATTATGGCAATTATGATGGCAGCAGCTATGGTAGTTTCCGCAGCTCCGGCAGCTTTTGCAGCAGAGAGAGCAGACTCTGAGACGATCAAAGAGGACAACCAGCCGGCAGCAGATGCAGATGCAGACGCACAGGATTCAGCAGATGCAGATAAAACAGCAGACGCAGAAGGTACAAAGACAGAATATCCTCTGACCATCACAACCTATGATTATGATGGAAATGAAATTGAAACAACCTATGAAAAGGCACCGGAGAAAGTTCTTGCTGTATATCAGGGAAGCATTGAAACTATGCTGAAACTTGGACTGGAAGACCGCCTTGTAGCTACAGCGGGTCTTGATAATGAAGTTCCGGATGATCTCAAAGAAGCATTCTCTAAAACAAATTATCTTGATGAATTTACCCCATCCCTTGAGACTGTAACGATGTTGGAGCCAGACATGATCTTATCCTGGAGTTCCCTGTTCTCTGATAAAAACCTCGGAAATGTAACAGACTGGATCGACAAAGGCTGCAACGCCTATTACAACACAAACACACGCCCTGACGGAGACAGAACTCTGGAAAATGAATTTACAGATATTTTAAACCTTGGAAAGATTTTTGATGTACAGGACAAAGCACAGGCAATCGTAGATGATGCAAAGGCAGTGATCGATAAAACTCTTACAGCAACAGCAGATGTAGAAGAGAAACCAAGCGTAATGGTTTTGGAACCTCTTGGAGAAGATATCACAAACTATGGTGCAAAGAGCCTTGGTGGAGATATGGTAACACAGTTAGGTGCGACTCTGGCAAACCCGGATGCTTCTACAGTTGGAAAAGAAGATATTATTGCAGCAAATCCTGACGTAATTTTCGTAGTATATATGCCATATGCAGGAGATGATCCGGAAACAGTTAAGAATGACCAGCTTGCAGTTATTCAGGATGACGAAGCACTTCAGAGTCTTGACGCTGTAAAGAACGGTCGTGTTTATCCGATCATGCTCAGCGAGATGTATGCAAGTGCAACACGTACACAGGATGGAATCGAAACATTTGCAAAAGGATTATACCCGGACGTTAATCTTGACTGATTGAGGAAAATACAGTGAAAGAACAGGTTTCACAGACAAAAAAAGGCAGTGTGCTCAGAACATCCATGTATGTGGCAGTCCTCATCGGACTTGCAGGATTTCTTATTTTTTCCATACTTGCGGCGATTACTTTTGGTAATGCTGATCTGTCGCTGAAGGATGTGTACAGTGTCATTGTTTATAAATTATTTCATATAAAAAGTCTGTCTGCCTATGCAGAAGGTGCAATTCACGATGTTGTATGGCTGATCCGACTGCCCAGAGTCCTGTTGGCTCTGGCAGTTGGAATGGCTCTTTCTGTATGTGGCGTAGTAATGCAGGCGATCGTGCAGAACCCGCTGGCAGATCCTTATGTACTGGGTATTTCATCTGGTGCATCCCTTGGTGCAACGCTGGCAATCATGCTCGGAATCGGAAGCTTTCTTGGCGGGAACTCTGTCGGAGTTACTGCTTTTATTGGCGCGATGATCACCTCCTTTGCAGTTATTGCTATTGCAAATATGGGAGGAAAGGCAACATCAGCTAAGCTGATCCTTGCCGGAATGGCGGTCAGTGCGGTATGCTCTGCTTTTTCAAATTTTGTTATTTACATTACAAATGACAAAAATGCAGCTACGGAAGTTATGAAATGGAGCATGGGAAGTCTTGCAGGGGCAAGCTGGGCCAGAGTAGGTGTGATGCTTCCGGTTACTCTGATATGTGTGGTCATCTTCTGGACACAGTATCGAAATCTGAATCTGATGCTTTTGGGAGATGAAGTTTCTATCACACTTGGAACAGATTTACACAGATTGAGAACATTTTACCTGATTGTTGCTTCTGTAATGATTGGATTTGCCGTATATTGTGCTGGCGTGATCGGATTTGTAGGACTTGTGATTCCTCATGTAGTCAGGATTCTGTTTGGAACTGACCACAGAAGATTACTTCCACTGAGCGCACTTCTTGGCGCGTCTTTTCTGATCTGGTGTGATGTGGCATGTCGTGTGATCCTGAAGAATTCTGAGATGCCGATTGGTGTGCTGGTATCAATTATCGGTGCTCCATGCTTTATTTATCTGCTTGTGCGGAAATCCTATGGATTTGGAGGTAGCAAGTAATGAAGATCACTACAAAAGATATTCAGGTTGGATTTCACGCCCGACAGATATTAAAAGGCATTTCCATAGAGTCACAGGACAAAGAACTGGTAGGAATCATCGGGCCAAATGGAAGCGGAAAGTCGACGTTGTTAAAATGTATCTACCGTATTCTGAAGCCAGATGCAGGTGCTGTTTATCTGGATGGAGAGGAACTTCATTCTATGAGTGTCAAGAGTTCTGCAAGGAAAATGGCGGTTGTGGCACAGCATAATTACTACAATTTTGATTTCACAGTGCGAGAGGTTGTCCTTATGGGACGTGCACCACATAAAAAAACACTGGAACGAGATAATGCGAAAGATTATCAGATTGTGGATGAAGCATTGAGAACGGTGCAGATGGAGACGTTTGCAGACCGCACATTCTCGACTCTTTCAGGTGGAGAACAGCAGAGAGTAATTCTGGCAAGGGCACTGGCACAGCAGACACCTGCACTGATTCTTGACGAGCCGACGAACCATCTGGACATTACACATCAGATCATGCTGATGGAACTGGTAAAGAAGCTTAACGTAACTGTAATATCAGCTATCCATGATCTGAATATTGCGGCGGCATACTGCGATAAGATTTATGTATTGAAAGATGGTGTGCTGGAAGGATATGGAACTCCACAGGAAGTACTCACTCCGGAGCTGATCAAAAGGATTTACCAGGTAGATTCGGAAGTGGTAAATGACAGCCGCGGGAAGATGCATATTTTATTTTTATAATATGAGAATTGACAGGCCAGAGTCAGGAATGTTTTGACTCTGGCCTGCTGTATATGGGGGAATAAAGATGAATAAGATAGGAATTTTAACGTGTATTCATACTAATAATGTATGCGCCAGAGTTGGATGCCTGGCAGCATTTCAGAACAGAACCGATTTCTTTCAGGATTATCCGGAAGATACCTGTCTGGCAGCAATGATGACCTGCAATGGATGCAAAGACGCCAACCCGACAGACCCCATAGAAGACAAAGGAATCCTGGAAAAGATAGACAGACTGGTCAGCGAAAAGATCAGTGCCATCCACGTAGGTGTCTGTCGTCTCCCGGATGGAAAGCATGAATGTCCAAGGATGACACAGATCTGCAATATGATAGAAAAACGTGGAATCAAAGTGATCAGAGGAACACATAAAGAATAAAAAAGTTTCTATACAATTTATAAAATAAAAAGAATATAAAATGCCTTGAATATGGAGCTTAAAATTAATTGTGATATGAAATAAATGAACGTATAATAGCAGAACTCTATTGGATTTCTCTATATCAGTATGTTAAAATAATTAACTGATAAAGCTGACAGATAGAACGTTAAAAAATATATACTGATTATTCATAAGAAAAAAGGAGTTCTAAATATACTATGGAGAAACTTGTTGTAGGTATCCTTGCCCACGTAGATGCAGGTAAGACTACGTTGTCGGAGGGAATTTTATATTTAACGGGAAAAATCCGTAAGCTGGGGCGTGTGGATCATAAGGATGCGTATCTGGACACTTATAACCTGGAGAGGGAGCGTGGAATTACGATTTTTTCCAAGCAGGCGGAGTTTGAACTGGGGAACAGGGGGATAACTTTGCTGGATACGCCGGGGCATGTGGATTTCTCGGCGGAAATGGAGAGGACACTGCAGGTTCTGGATTATGCCATTCTTGTGATAAATGGAGCGGATGGTGTGCAGGGGCATACCATGACCTTATGGAGACTTCTGGCAAGATACCAGATCCCTACATTTCTGTTTATCAATAAAATGGACCAGGATGGAACAGATAAAGAGAAAATTCTGGCAGAATTAAAGAAGCGATTAAGTGATAATTGCGTTGATTTCACCTGGGAAAAATCAGATCTGCAGTCTCAGTTTCTGGAAGATATTTCTGTCTGTGATGAAGAACTGCTTGAAAAATATCTGGAAATAGAGGAAATATCAACATCAGATATCCGAAAAGTAATCAAAGAGCGAAAACTTTTCCCATGTTTCTTCGGTTCTGCTCTGAAAATGACAGGGGTAGAAGAATTCCTTCATGGGCTGGAAAAATACTGTGAGACACCAGAATATCCTTCAGAGTTTGGTGCAAAAGTATTCAAGATTGCCAGAGACGATCAGGGCAATCGTTTAAGCTATATGAAAATCACCGGAGGAACATTGAAGGTAAAGGAACTTCTCACAGATACAGAGAAGGCAGATCAGATCCGTATCTATTCCGGTGCGAAATTTGAACTGGCAAAAGAAGCTCCGGCAGGAACTATCTGCGCAGTAACCGGCCTGTCCCAGACACATCCGGGACAGGGATTTGGAATTGAACGGGAATCTGAGATGCCAGTTCTGGAACCTGTATTAAATTACAGAATTCTGCTTCCTGAGGACTGTGATGTTCACCAGATGCTTAAGAAACTCAAAGAGCTGGAAGAGGAGGAACCGGAACTTCACATTGTATGGAACGAACAGCTTGGAGAAATCCATGCCATGCTGATGGGTGAGGTTCAGATCGAGATATTAAAGCATCTGATCTGGGAGCGTTTCCATGTAGCAGTAGAATTTGGCACAGGAAATATCGTATATAAAGAAACTATTGCAGAACCAGTAGAAGGTGTGGGACATTTTGAACCGCTGCGCCATTACGCAGAAGTCCACCTGCTTCTGGAACCGGGAGAACCTGGAAGTGGATTGCAGTTCTTTACTGCATGCAGTGAAGACGTGCTGGACCGTAACTGGCAGCGCCTGATCCTGACTCATCTGGAAGAACGGGAACATCCGGGAGTATTAACTGGCTCTCCGATCACAGATATGCAGATTACCCTGATCACAGGACGTGCCCATCTGAAACATACAGAAGGCGGCGATTTCCGGCAGGCGACATACAGGGCAGTGCGTCAGGGATTAAAAAAAGCAAAGAGTGTTTTACTTGAGCCATATTATGAGTTCCGACTTGAAATCCCGGGAGATATGATCGGACGTGCTATGACTGACATCCAGAAAATGAACGGAACTTTCCAGCAGCCGGAAGCATATGAAGATGACATGATGGTGTTGAGAGGAAGTGCACCGGTATCCACGATGCGCGATTACCAGACACAGGTAACCTCCTATACCAAAGGCCGGGGCAGATTATTCTGTTCTCTGAAAGGTTATGCACCATGTCAGAATCAGGATGAGATTGTCGATGAGATTGGATATGACTCCGAACGTGACCTGGACAATCCGACAGGTTCTGTATTCTGTGCTCATGGAGCCGGATTCGTGGTGCCGTGGTATGAAGTAGAAGATTATATGCACTTAGAAGGTGTGGATGAATCTGAACTGAGTGGAAGTATAGCTGAGGAAGAATATGGAACAGGAAATGCAGGAACTGCAACTGGCGGTGAATTTTCAAGTGTTTCCAGGACAGAAGGACAGGGAAGAAACAGGAATAGTCCCGATCAGGCAGATTCTGGATATCGTCCACCTAAGAATGCGGGGGTAGGAAGTTACGAGGATGAAGAAGAGCTGAAAGCAATCTTTGAGCGCACCTTCGGACCGGTCAAACGTTATAAAGAGCCGCAGTTTAAACGAACATTTTCTTCTAGAACTGACAGCAGCTATTACCGCAACAGTTCATCTGCAAAGAAGAAAGAGAAAGAGTATCTTCTTGTAGACGGTTACAATATCATCTATGCATGGGAAGATTTAAAGGAACTGGCGGATGCGAATCTCCATGCAGCTCAGACAAAACTGATGGATATCCTGAGCAACTATCAGGGATTTAAGAAATGTACGTTAATTCTTGTATTTGATGCTTACAAGGTAGAAGGTCATGTAGAAGAAGTAATCACCTATCATAACATCCATGTAGTCTACACGAAAGAAGCTGAAACCGCAGACCAGTACATTGAGAAAACGGTCCATAAGATCGGCCGTGAAAACCAGGTAACAGTAGCCACATCCGATGGTCTGGAGCAGATCATCATCATGGGTCAGGGCGCTCACCGTATGTCTGCCCGAGGTCTGCGTGATGAAATAAAAGCCACAGAAAACCAGATTCGTCAGCAATGGCACGAAAAACGCCAAAGCAGCAAGAACTATCTGATCGATAATGTTTCTGATGAAATGGCGCAGTATATGAATGAAAAACGTCTGAAAGAAGATTGATTATT carries:
- a CDS encoding translation factor GTPase family protein → MEKLVVGILAHVDAGKTTLSEGILYLTGKIRKLGRVDHKDAYLDTYNLERERGITIFSKQAEFELGNRGITLLDTPGHVDFSAEMERTLQVLDYAILVINGADGVQGHTMTLWRLLARYQIPTFLFINKMDQDGTDKEKILAELKKRLSDNCVDFTWEKSDLQSQFLEDISVCDEELLEKYLEIEEISTSDIRKVIKERKLFPCFFGSALKMTGVEEFLHGLEKYCETPEYPSEFGAKVFKIARDDQGNRLSYMKITGGTLKVKELLTDTEKADQIRIYSGAKFELAKEAPAGTICAVTGLSQTHPGQGFGIERESEMPVLEPVLNYRILLPEDCDVHQMLKKLKELEEEEPELHIVWNEQLGEIHAMLMGEVQIEILKHLIWERFHVAVEFGTGNIVYKETIAEPVEGVGHFEPLRHYAEVHLLLEPGEPGSGLQFFTACSEDVLDRNWQRLILTHLEEREHPGVLTGSPITDMQITLITGRAHLKHTEGGDFRQATYRAVRQGLKKAKSVLLEPYYEFRLEIPGDMIGRAMTDIQKMNGTFQQPEAYEDDMMVLRGSAPVSTMRDYQTQVTSYTKGRGRLFCSLKGYAPCQNQDEIVDEIGYDSERDLDNPTGSVFCAHGAGFVVPWYEVEDYMHLEGVDESELSGSIAEEEYGTGNAGTATGGEFSSVSRTEGQGRNRNSPDQADSGYRPPKNAGVGSYEDEEELKAIFERTFGPVKRYKEPQFKRTFSSRTDSSYYRNSSSAKKKEKEYLLVDGYNIIYAWEDLKELADANLHAAQTKLMDILSNYQGFKKCTLILVFDAYKVEGHVEEVITYHNIHVVYTKEAETADQYIEKTVHKIGRENQVTVATSDGLEQIIIMGQGAHRMSARGLRDEIKATENQIRQQWHEKRQSSKNYLIDNVSDEMAQYMNEKRLKED